The DNA segment actaacatgaatgataggactgtacagagcatgggcttaacgtTCTAGGtacagtgcaaatagctgggggagttaacaacaaaaaccaaaggaaacaatGGGAATACtaacaacattttttaaagaaccttctgagtgctgggattaaaggcatgtttccACTCTGgctagctttatttgtaataaaaaacatacaaacaacccTATTACAGTTCTCGCAGTTGCCGTAGAGGGAGCTGTGTGATACTgtgtgctgcttcctttccccagatgcctcaggtcttcagtcctgTACCAGGTGAGCTGGACCTAAGAACAGCCTAGTTGACCTTCCTACTGGCATGgcatgattctgcaacaatccttttcttgataAAAAAGAGCACGTATGGAGTAGACCCCTTGTTGGTGCATCCAGAATCCTTTAGGCCAGGAAACAACCAAGCCACAGATagtgaaaaaccaaaggaaaaatcacattgcCAAAATATGGGCTCCATATTGGAAGAAAAGGCCCTCAACTTCTAAGTTATCAACAATATCCACCCCCTCAATTGTGAGCTCTGCATGTTGGTATTGTGTGACTCCAGGTGGTAGTCAAAGGCAGATGTCTTCCCGCAAAagatatacatgatttttcaTCTTGCATCTCTGAGGGCAGGTTGCATTATAGCACACATTCAGCAcacccagcataagaacacagaagcctCAGATGACAGAGCCAAAGGGACTCCATCCTGAACTTATGGACCCATGAAAATTGAAGTTTAACCTGAACTCAGGCCATTCTACTCCTTGCCCTACCTCCTGAGATTTATGTTTGCCATGAGTAGAGTATTATGATACAACCCCAGCATCCTCATGCCTGCACTTGGGAATTCAGGAAGACTGATATTAGAGAACTGATGGCTATGACGCTACAATGCAGTACAGTCCAGGTTGACCTTTTCTCATTGATGCCCACTTTAATTGTCTTGATGTATTTAGAAAGGGAGGGTGTGCAAGTTAATAATTTGAAGATGGGACGGAAGGTTTACAGCTTTATAATTGTCCTGTCGCTGAGCTTGTATGTTCCAAAGAAAAGGGAGTTTTTCCTTGCAAAAGATGGGATTGTAAATGGGAGATTTTGTGAAACACATTGATATGTATATAGGAACAATGCCAACTATCAAGATATGCACAGTAAGAAAATATTGtccaggttttatacaattaaaggtataggagaaagatattggCCTTTGTGAAACAGGGAAAACCTGGGGAAGTAGACCGTATGTCACATGAATTCACTCAGATAGTATATTTATTATTGAGAAATATCTCTTACATTCACCATCCCTAGAGATTTGGATGCTAACAAAAATCTCTTATGCATGTCAGGGTCCTAATCAATGCTTCCCATCGAAAGCACTTGTCTTCTAATGAAGCAGATGAGAAAGCTCTGAATTTAGAAAGAGATTTTTGCCATAGGGTATTTGCCAGGTTACAGGAGAGGCTCCAGGAAAAGCACAACAGAAACTGGTCAGTTTGAGGAGAACTAGATATCAAATAGGCCTTAGCCTTTcccagtgacatcatcagtaatgccttccttggacaTTCTATTGTATCTAGgagagaactagaatcttctgtgatgtcacctgtgttgtggttaCAAAAGCTGCTTGTGGGATATTCCTTCAGTGCCTTTTGCGTTCTCAATCAGGCATGTTTTCCTGGCTGCGCAGGCTATTTCACAGGGAGAATGGCGATCAAGGAGAGACaagaccaaggcagaaggaatCTGCCATCCCTTCTTGTAAAAACAGAAGAATGAAATCATTCTggggaaggcacagtgagtcctgggcagagttggggaaaTTTCTGGAACAGGTAGGCTTGAGCTGAGTCTTCCCTGAGTAGATAATAAGAGCTGGAGCCTTGGACTTTCTTAATGACAGACCAAGAGACTAGAATTTCTGACAATTCATTTGACAGAGGCAGGAATTGACAAGTCTGCAGTTCCTTTTGTAGTCGCTACTTAATTTCATTTAAAGTGTCAAAGAATGCCCTGAGAAGGGACTATGGGAATAACAATGTGTCCCTTATTGGtagggagttgaagcacttcatcttctAGATTATTGTAGGATACATGTGTCTctgatgcagagaacagagaaggattCTAACCTGGTCATGTGTTGAGGTCTCAGACACTTTGAGTTTGAACACACATGACTAGGTATTGAtggtgctaagcactatgaacttcaggtTTTCTTGGCATAACATATGACATGAGCTGAAAATGTTCTCCAAATCTTCATATCTGAGGCAGGTTATGGATTTCAGGGCAAGGGGTAATGTAATAAAGAGTGTGTGTTAGTTGTGACCAACAGTGGTGGTTGGGAAGAGGAATATAGCTTAGCAGACCAGCTCAAATATAGCCTTTCTGCTTCTTCAGTGAttaatcctttctctagcttttctcttcctcaaccttctctttgggactcagaatggtctcccctgcccTCGGCCATCAACTATGCAAAtgcatttgtgtttatctatcttcagTGTCTGCTGGGAAAACATCATTCCAAAATTGCAACATCACTAATCATATGAAGAATATGAATAAACTAGATGATATGAAATTTTATATCAGGAAGATAAATGCTGAGAGGTTAGAACTTTTTCGAATCTTGGACATTGACTTGAATACTgatttgaactacaggtaaaATTATGCCCTGTATCCTTTTGACTGTATTGTGTCCTCTCTGTAAACCCACATTTTCTCTCATAATGGAGTGTGTCATCTCTCACATTCAATATAAGAAGTCTTGACAGTTGTTTAATTGTTTGATGAGATAAGTACTGTGTGTTCTATGGTCATCCTCTTTTGTACTTGCTTTTGTGGGGATTGGAGTCTGAGTGGTtctgtcaacagctggaaggacctgGTCACAATACTGCATTACTGTGTAAAAGTGCAATGTCTGCAGGCCATTACTGCTTTACTCTAATCTTGTTCATTGTACTCTGAGACTATGGAACCTACCTGGATTTATTTGgcgttttaattttgtgtgtgtgtgtgtgtgtgtgtgtgtgtgtgaaattagttgtgtgtgttttgttcaggatctGGGGTTCTGAGACCTTTGATGGGGTCGAGGCTTTGTGTGATACACAGTTTGTAGGGAGTGATAGTGTTGAGTCCTTAGAGGCCCAAGTTAATCATCAGGGTACTTTGTTTCCTGTGTTTATCTTGGTATCACATAGGAATCTCCTGGGGTAGGAGGTGTTAAAAaacctttttctttataaatactaGTTATGTCCTCTGAGAATTCAAGTAGCAATAGGATCCAAGGATTATCCCTGCCTTAAAACTAAGAGGAGAAAAAAGCCTTATATCTAAGGACCAAAGCCTGTGGGACAGTCTAGTAGAAACATCTCACAGAACTAGTATATTCCTTGAGGCTCATGTAAGAAGCTCTTGAAGGTCACCCATCTCCATTTGATCCCCTGGATCTGCTGTCTTCTGCCCAAGATATTTAATCAGCACCAATAGGACCCACTTTAAAGGAGCAAGGATGTGGCATACAATTGGCTTGGGTAGTCCAGATACAGCCTTTTAGCACATGATACTTGATTGCTTAGTTCAGAGGATGATTTACTCTTTGGGCCATGCTCTaccacaggatgaacactgaattcaccatcattaaatcacaacatgagaagacaatgttggatatggaaAAAATGACGCAGTCAATAAGTGATACCATTGAGAAGTACAAGGAATTCATAGAAGATAAcgattcctacaggtgagtcccaGACACAGCTGAGACCCAGCACTAGGCAGGGAATGGTTGTGGCCTTCTAGGACTTTGTACAAAAGTGAGAGCTCTAGTTCTATACTCTCTGTTTCTTAATAGGAGCCCTCCCTTGAGTCatgggtcttggatttgtacctcttggactcagttttcctAAGTGTGAATATTGTCCAAGACCCTccagtctttattcttccaaattcaggaTCTTCTGCATAGAAACCAtttccaccatgctgggaatCTCAAGCAACCCTGAACTTCTAGGGTTGTGACAGCAGATTACAAGATCTGGGATCCAtgacaaaaaatggaaagagtttATACCTTTTGGGTCTTCTGTCCTCCCTAAGAGGGCATTGCCCTCTTCATACTGATGGTTTTCTGGTACTACACACATATGAGCAACCACGAGGaagttttcctcttctgtgatgtatatgGAACACTCTTGGTGTAGGGTTATCAGAAATATTTTGAGACTTGTTACATGTGACTGATCTCTGGATTTGACCTGCCTCTATTTGGTACTTATGGATATACAGTGGACTCTAGTCTCGGGCTGTCTGGGGATCAGAACCCTTGCAGGGATCATAATATTTGGAAGAGTGGCAGGCAAATCGAAGATAGCTGGGAATcaacatttatgttttatttgtttgtggttCAGCATCAGGCACACCCACCTCCTGAAAGAATGCAATCAATTGAAGAAAAAAGTAAGGATGttgctgaatgagaacagaaagctgctggtagagcaggctgaccaggaGGCATCCTTTGGTGAAGAAAAGAGTTCTGTGATGAGACCAGCAAGAACATACATCCCAAGTgcaaagcagcagcaggtaggatgatgtgtatcagaggcagattgccctcatggCTAACCATACATATAGACAATCCAATTTAACAGTCCACCAACTTATCCAGGCActcacctctgtctcctccaagtgtttaTTTAGGTGATCATCTACAAGGCTTTCTGTGGAGGTAGACTtttcaagaaactgcatgtttAGCAAACAAATTTTTCTGCCCTGATATAATCTGCAGTTCACTAGGGGAGATTAGTTGATTACACATCACAACTCTACATGCTATTAAGTTTGAATGGTGTTGGGCTAGAGCCTTTCTTTAGAATAGTAGAGAGCTTTGAAGGAAGATGTAAAGGCTTGTAGCCCATTTGCTTTATGGAGATCATGTGAGATTCCAGGTAGGAAGTAATTTGCAGGGATGATAGCTTAGTggaattgacaaataagtggatttaatgttgccttttggaagtttttgtcccccacccccaccgtttCCCCTGTAGATTTTTATTCACACTGACTGACTAGCAGCTTGCCAGTcctattttctttgagtgctgttggagttGGAGTTCCTGGGCCTTGTGGTCTGGAGCTGGCTGAATGAGCAGGGATGTAGGAAAGGCTTCTCACAATCTCAGGTTTGGTGTGAGAGTtttgaggcttcatgaaaaaatttctccATATATACCATTCATTCTGACTAAGAAGAATGTTCTCTAGAGGTTTCTATTTCTCTAGTAAGAATACTAGAGTTGAATTTCTCAGTCGAAACATCTACACTGCATATTCTAAATTATTTGGTCTTCTAGCATGACagattcttcattgttttttgctCCTAGCCTTGCACAGACATGCTGTCCACCATGGGCATGTGGCCTCTATTTCAGGATCTATCCATGCAGGAGAGTTTGAAGTTTCATCCCAACACTGGTGAGCTGCCCTTAAATGGTTATCCCTTCCTCTACCTCTACCTACTGAGGAACTTCTCAATTCTGCATTTCATCAATTAGGCACTTCATGCCTAGTCTGCATGGTTATCCTCCATGAGAGGTGACAGATTTGCTCCAAACTTGACAATTCTATGGCCTTATCTTTAACCCACAAGAGCTCTGGATGGGTGCCAGGTAACCTAGGAAAATTAGCATTTCATCTTCAAGCACCTGAACCTATAGGTCTCCATACACTTCTATCTTTGATTGTGGATGATCTTGTTCAATTAAAAAACCACACAATCTGGaaggacaaagaagaaatatagaGTAGGGACAAGAAAGAAGGTTCTTCCAttaagaacatttttctttttttttaatttttttttatttttaatattttttattattacatattttcctcaattacatttagaatgctatcccaaaagt comes from the Mus musculus strain C57BL/6J chromosome 14, GRCm38.p6 C57BL/6J genome and includes:
- the Gm8032 gene encoding uncharacterized protein Gm8032 isoform X2; amino-acid sequence: MEQEESQAEGIHFQHPQHLFTGRVSAGKTSFQNCNITNHMKNMNKLDDMKFYIRKINAERLELFRILDIDLNTDLNYRMNTEFTIIKSQHEKTMLDMEKMTQSISDTIEKYKEFIEDNDSYSIRHTHLLKECNQLKKKVRMLLNENRKLLVEQADQEASFGEEKSSVMRPARTYIPSAKQQQPCTDMLSTMGMWPLFQDLSMQESLKFHPNTASTRQARERVLCEGPAAEDRHRSGTSRRSLIPGPLEFEDQWMECHDNPDDPTGPAKIGILRALLDAEQILMYLSTSLKPSKQAVLLDQRLDKIKASLLMQPKIAMVTRIRCNGG
- the Gm8032 gene encoding uncharacterized protein Gm8032 isoform X1, whose amino-acid sequence is MQHHVPGQLCMNFSYPGNGARGKPSRRHPFPAPSTPFHRTGLFHRENGDQGETRPRQKESAIPSCKNRRMKSFWGRHMSAGKTSFQNCNITNHMKNMNKLDDMKFYIRKINAERLELFRILDIDLNTDLNYRMNTEFTIIKSQHEKTMLDMEKMTQSISDTIEKYKEFIEDNDSYSIRHTHLLKECNQLKKKVRMLLNENRKLLVEQADQEASFGEEKSSVMRPARTYIPSAKQQQPCTDMLSTMGMWPLFQDLSMQESLKFHPNTASTRQARERVLCEGPAAEDRHRSGTSRRSLIPGPLEFEDQWMECHDNPDDPTGPAKIGILRALLDAEQILMYLSTSLKPSKQAVLLDQRLDKIKASLLMQPKIAMVTRIRCNGG